The following is a genomic window from Verrucomicrobiales bacterium.
TCTAGCTTCTTCTGCAGCTGCTTCAGCTTCTCGCCTAACTCCCGGGATTGCTGCAGGCTGTAGGGAACCTTCCCGACATGCTTAGTGCCCTTGTGCATGGTCTCCAGCAGGCTCTCCAAGCCCTCAGCGAAGGTACGATAACACTCCGCACAGCCGAGACGCCCGGCCTTCTTGAAGTCCGCCTGGGTGAAGCCGCACTGCGGGCAGCGCACCTCGCCACTCGCCTGCTCCATCTCCGTGGAAGCGCCCAGGCCACAGAGGAGGTCGGCCAGCGAGAAGCCAGTAGGGTCGTTGACACCCTTCTTCTTGGCGCATTCCTCGCACAGATCAACCTTCTGCATCTTGTCCCCGGTGATCTGAGTGAGATGCACCGTCGCTTGCTTTTCTTTGCAATAGCAGCAGATCATAAAGCTACCCGTATATCGGCTCTGCGCCGGGAGGAGTCAAGACCCTGTTTGTGGGGAATTTCAACGGCACTCACGATCATAAGATAACCCATCCTGTGATTTCCACCAGCCCAGCTTCGGACGGAGGTTCGGGTCGGCGCTGCGACCCGTAAACGCCGCCCGGGCAAGTCATGCCAAGGGCTCGCCAGTCCGGTTGGCAAGTTCGTGAAAACGTTGAAGCAGCTGCCGCGTCAGAGGCCCCGGCTGGCCCTTCCCGATCACGCGACCGTCCACCTTTACAACGGGAATGACCTCGGCAGCCGTCCCGGTC
Proteins encoded in this region:
- a CDS encoding UvrB/UvrC motif-containing protein produces the protein MICCYCKEKQATVHLTQITGDKMQKVDLCEECAKKKGVNDPTGFSLADLLCGLGASTEMEQASGEVRCPQCGFTQADFKKAGRLGCAECYRTFAEGLESLLETMHKGTKHVGKVPYSLQQSRELGEKLKQLQKKLDKAISEENFELAAQVRDDIKSTREKLSELSTV